The following are encoded in a window of Chionomys nivalis chromosome X, mChiNiv1.1, whole genome shotgun sequence genomic DNA:
- the LOC130867719 gene encoding nascent polypeptide-associated complex subunit alpha-like: protein MPGEATETVPATEQELPEPQAETGSGTESDSDESVPELEEQDSTQTATQQAQLAAAAEIDEEPVGKAKQSRSEKKARKAMSKLGLRQVTGVTRVTIRKSKNILFLITKPDVYKSPASDTYIVFGEAKIEDLSQQAQLAAAEKFKVQGEAVSNIQENTQTPTVQEESEEEEVDETGVEVKDIELVMSQANVSRAKAI, encoded by the coding sequence ATGCCTGGCGAAGCCACAGAAACCGTCCCTGCCACAGAGCAGGAGCTGCCAGAGCCCCAGGCTGAGACAGGGTCAGGAACAGAATCTGACAGTGATGAATCAGTACCAGAGCTCGAGGAACAAGACtccacacagacagccacacaacAAGCCCAGCTAGCGGCAGCAGCTGAAATTGATGAAGAACCAGTCGGTAAAGCAAAGCAGAGCCGGAGTGAAAAGAAAGCACGGAAGGCTATGTCCAAGCTGGGTCTTCGGCAGGTTACAGGGGTTACTAGAGTCACTATCCGGAAATCTAAAAATATCCTCTTCCTCATCACCAAACCAGATGTCTACAAGAGCCCGGCTTCAGACACCTACATCGTATTTGGAGAAGCCAAGATTGAAGATTTGTCTCAGCAAGCACAGTTAGCAGCTGCTGAGAAGTTCAAAGTTCAAGGTGAAGCTGTTTCAAACATTCAAGAAAATACTCAGACTCCGACAGTACaagaggagagtgaggaggaagaggtCGATGAGACAGGTGTGGAAGTTAAGGACATAGAATTAGTCATGTCACAGGCGAATGTGTCCAGAGCAAAGGCAATCTGA